A region of Emys orbicularis isolate rEmyOrb1 chromosome 20, rEmyOrb1.hap1, whole genome shotgun sequence DNA encodes the following proteins:
- the LOC135892728 gene encoding C-X-C chemokine receptor type 3-like — protein sequence MDKLGNSAFTFSGDYLSDMFLGNTSFSPDYYNESDTCCSVPPCTSKSIQAFDRVFLPVLYSLLFPLGLCGNCMVMAVLLQCKRSLAGTDVFILNLALADVLLVVTLPFWAVQAVHGWVFSTGICKLVGSIFKINFYSSIFFLVCISFDRYLSIVHAVHMYKRNKSHLMVASCLVVWGVCVLLTVPDFLYLEVKKDYRLNITLCSHNFSINTSLHWKTALRMCYHMLGFFLPLAAMLYCYTCIIHTLLRSQGFHKHKAMRVILTVVVVFFVCWTPYHLALLANTLIDLQVLGRDCAREASLDIAMSVTASLGYFHCCLNPLLYAFVGIKFRNKFLELLGHVGCVSHEFLRRHVQTPSQRRDSTWSETTEASYSGL from the exons ATGGATAAATTG GGTAACAGTGCATTTACCTTCAGCGGAGATTATTTATCTGACATGTTTTTGGGGAACACCAGCTTCTCCCCTGACTACTACAACGAGAGTGACACCTGCTGCTCTGTGCCACCCTGCACCTCCAAGAGCATccaggcctttgacagggtcTTCCTGCCAGTCCTCTACAGCTTGCTATTCCCACTGGGGCTATGCGGGAACTGCATGGTGATGGCTGTGCTACTGCAGTGCAAGAGGTCCCTGGCTGGGACCGACGTGTTCATCCTCAACCTGGCGCTCGCCGACGTACTGCTGGTGGTGACACTCCCCTTCTGGGCAGTGCAGGCCGTGCACGGCTGGGTCTTCAGCACTGGCATCTGCAAGCTGGTCGGCTCCATCTTCAAGATAAATTTCTATTCCAGCATCTTCTTCCTGGTGTGCATCAGCTTCGACCGGTACCTCTCCATCGTCCATGCCGTGCACATGTACAAGAGGAACAAGTCGCATCTGATGGTGGCCAGCTGCCTGGTGGTCTGGGGCGTCTGTGTCCTCTTAACCGTGCCAGATTTCCTGTACCTGGAAGTCAAGAAGGACTATCGCCTCAACATCACTTTGTGCTCCCACAACTTCTCCATCAACACCTCCCTGCACTGGAAAACGGCCCTGCGCATGTGCTACCACATGTTGGGCTTCTTCCTGCCCCTGGCAGCCATGCTGTACTGCTACACCTGCATTATTCACACTCTGCTGCGCTCCCAGGGCTTCCACAAGCACAAGGCCATGCGGGTCATCCTGACAGTGGTGGTGGTTTTCTTCGTGTGCTGGACGCCCTACCACCTGGCCCTGCTGGCAAACACGCTGATCgacctgcaggtgctggggcgggACTGTGCCAGGGAGGCCAGCCTGGACATCGCCATGTCTGTCACTGCCAGCCTGGGCTACTTCCACTGctgcctcaaccccctgctctacgCCTTTGTTGGCATCAAGTTCCGCAACAAGTTCCTGGAGCTGCTGGGCCACGTGGGCTGCGTGAGCCACGAGTTCCTGCGCAGACACGTACAGACACCAAGCCAGCGCAGGGACTCCACCTGGTCGGAGACCACTGAGGCCTCCTACTCAGGGCTCtag